In Antennarius striatus isolate MH-2024 chromosome 20, ASM4005453v1, whole genome shotgun sequence, the genomic window TCATACTTCGGGTGGAGGAATATTTTGCGGATTGTTCTGGTGGTTGCTCCGTTGTTCCCAGCGGTCATCACACCCACTCCCATATACGCCCTCCATGCACGAGCATCCGAGTATCTGCAGACACGACGTACTGCACGTGAACCCAGTGTGTGCACAAATTGGGACGACCACGTGACTTTTCAAGGATCTTCCTCACTTGATGGCGTCCGAGTCCTGGAAGCAGTGAGCTGCGGAGACGAGCCAGCGGCTGGATGCCAGCGTGGCTCCGCAGACGTGTCCGTAGCGGTCCATCTGGAGGCTGACCTGCCACGGCCACGATCCCAACCCAGCGTCAGAGCCGCCGACGATCTTAAAGCGCTTCCTGGGCCTGGTGCCGCAGCCTGAAATTGACAGACATGTACGGACATGGGAGGATGAGAACACTATGGTCACACCTGAAGGAGTCTGAGGCATTCATGAGAGTGAATTTACCACATCGCAGCTCATCGGAGCCGTCAAAGCAGTCTTTGAATCCGTCACACTCTGGGTTAACCTTGTTGAGACATTTTCCGTTTGCGCATTTGTACGAGGATGATGAGCAGCCTTTAATATCTAGAGAGATCGAGAGACAACATGAGGTGGAGTGAAGTAACAAGCATCCAACATAGATGGAAGTACTATCAGTGTAACCCAGTGTTGTCCAGCGCTGTGAATACCCACACGCTCTGGTGCAATTGAACTCATCGCTGCGGTCTTTGCAGTCGAcgacaccatcacacactgaggACTTTGGCAAACAGACCTTGTTGGGACACACGTGATAACATTTACCTCCTGGAAAACACAAATGATTTCATCATCGCAAATCACACAATCGCGTGAacgtgttgctatggtgacagTCTGCTCACCGCAGGCGCCCTCCTCGCTGCTGTCTGTGCAGCTGCTCTGACTCACACACTGACTGCTCTGAGGCCTGCACTGGCCGTTCCCACATAACACTTGACCTGGTCTGCAGGATGCTACGTGGTTTACACACATTTGAGATGAGTTAAGAATAAAAACTGCATGCacaaccccttttttttttcttttctggctGACTTACAGCATCTTGCCTCATCCCGTCCATCTGAGCAGTCCTTCACTCCATCACACACTTTCCTTAGAGGGATACAGCGTCCGTCTCCACAACGGAACTGGCGAGGACAGGCTGGAAACAGGCATGAAGGAGACTCGCATGCACTCGCTGGAATTGCAGTACTTTCCTTCACGTTTCAGGAGGATCTGACAGACTGGAAGTATCGGATTTTACTTACTGCCCTCCGGAGAGAAGGCCCGGTAGATCAAGTAGAAGCCCCTGTGAGTGAGGGATTCATCTGAATGGAAgcggagggagagaggagaagagaagacTCGCTTCTTGCTGCTGCTTGAGACTGGATTACAGAGTCTAGATGCAGATGAGCACAAAACATCAGGGTTTTACTTTTAACTGAAACACTTGGGAGGTCTTGCTCGATGCGGATGAAATGCTAACCCTGACCCGTGTTTAGGGGCACCTTGGAAGCAACACATTTCGGCGTCGCAACTCACTTGACCCCTCCGATGTCCAACCAGTCTTTTTCACAGCCGTCCGATGAGGAATCCTGAATGTCCAGCATCACTATTGTCATGGAGATCAAGTATCCTGGCAACGGCGCCTGACAAAAGTAACCACAGATGACTAAAGACGTCAATCTTACAGTGGAATACAGAGTGCAAATAGTAAAAGGATGACTCACTCATTTCTACTTTTCTTATTTCAGTGTTtcccacacacaccaacatgaaTACAAGAAGTGACTCACCCGTATTGTCCAGGTGCAGTCGATGTTTGGAGGGTAATAGGAGGGGTAGTAAGGGGAGGAAATAGAGCCGTTCCAGGAGGAAATTGACCCTCCACAACCTGCAGGGGGAGATGGTGTCACAGGTTAGTGTTcagaatacacaaaaacaccaagGCAGCATTTCTCTACAAATAATACCCatgactgaaacaaaaaaatactgtcaaACGTGAATGAATATTAAAGGATGAACAAAAtagagtttttctttttgtgtgtttgaggggGCATTAAAACCTGCTTTAGGGATGGCTTGGAAGTAAGCTTTGAACACGGCCCCGTCCCTCTGCCTGCTGAAGGAGAAGGTGACCAACATGACATTCCCAGAGGACGTCAGCTTCATGACCGGGGACGAAccggaaacaggaagtccacaCCATCTGAAACAGGCAGGATGACGATATTTAAACAAGTATGAGATCATGCCAATGCTGTGATGTTGAAAAAATGTCACGAAATATCAATACCTGGCGATTATCTTGTTCTGTAGCGGAAGTAAGAAGTCATAGGCGGAGAGCTTGTGGGCTGTGCAGCTTCCTGGCGTGGCGCCGTGCAGGTTGAGGATGACCAGGCGAACCAAATGACCCGATGGCACACGGAGACGCCACTGGTAGTACGGCTTCTTGGGACTCACGAGGCTCAGGGTGCGGTTGTTGCCGTGTTTGGCATAGAGGTCAAAAGACATTGCTAGACACAAGAAGCAATGAATAATTACTAGTTCCCATCAGACAGTCACACTTCCTTCTGATTCTAGTTCTCCGTACTCAGATATTAATGACttgtaacataaaataaaccTTGGAAGCCCAGCTGCCACTTCCCACCATGGATGCTGTTTGGATTCTTACTCTTGTCGGATTTTTCTTCTGATTCAAAGTCATCAGGGTCTAAACCTGAAGACACAGAGAGATCAAGTCCAGTCAACTACACACAGAggactgcatgtgtgtatagAAACCACATgattaataacataataatatcaaaacataaaaaagtgtaaaacatgtaaaaattatTGGTTAGTTGTTCCTAACATGAGTGTTTCTATTTGGACGACTGTGGCGCGTGTGTGAATCAAATCTTATCCTATTCATTGGTAGTTTCTGATTGTCCGTGTTAGTttgtgtgtcgggggggggggggggggtgaaggtatTTTAGTAAAACTAGTACTGAAATATTAAAGctattttctgatttttcagGTTCTAGTGAAATCAGTGTGGGAGGTGACTCTGCTATTGGTGAACATTACTAAAATTGCAGGGgcagacggtgtgtgtgtgtgtattactgtTTCTGTGCCACATGCATGTATACAACAGTGGGATCCTCTACCCAGAAGGTGGAGCGTGTTGTCGTCTTTCTGCATGTAATACCACTGCTCGTTGCGGCTGTAGCGCAGCACCTTGTGGCCCACAGGAAGTCTGCGCTGCAGCTTCTCGGGGCTGGACTTCTGGACGGCCGCGGCAACGTCGTCCGGGGCGGAGAATTTACTCCAGTAGAAGACATTGAGCCCTTCTGCTCCTTCACTGTCACACAAAGGGTTTACAGTGTTGCTATTCTACAGGGAACATACAGCTGAGTGTGTTGCGCCCATGCGTGTTTCTATGTATGAACTGTTACACATTTCATTACATGCAGCAGACGATGGGTTGGCGGAGCGTACCTGAAGGCAGTTATCCCTGAGTGCAGGTGGTAAGAGCTCCACGGGGAGGACTCGTAGAGTTCTGAGaactgtttttgcaaaaaagacaaaaaaaaacaaacaaaaaaaaacgagggttgaacacatgaacacactccacacacttACAGCAgtggtgtgacatcacagcggtgcAAGTGAGGTCACCTTCCCCATGTAATTatcacatgaacacacc contains:
- the LOC137614102 gene encoding suppressor of tumorigenicity 14 protein, whose translation is MLGVLPFFPFTVAIVLTLHFLSPPPSSVFFLGGSVEFPNLSFTSELTDSTSPQFRLQAQALNHYFSELYESSPWSSYHLHSGITAFSEGAEGLNVFYWSKFSAPDDVAAAVQKSSPEKLQRRLPVGHKVLRYSRNEQWYYMQKDDNTLHLLGLDPDDFESEEKSDKSKNPNSIHGGKWQLGFQAMSFDLYAKHGNNRTLSLVSPKKPYYQWRLRVPSGHLVRLVILNLHGATPGSCTAHKLSAYDFLLPLQNKIIARWCGLPVSGSSPVMKLTSSGNVMLVTFSFSRQRDGAVFKAYFQAIPKAGCGGSISSWNGSISSPYYPSYYPPNIDCTWTIRAPLPGYLISMTIVMLDIQDSSSDGCEKDWLDIGGVKLCNPVSSSSKKRVFSSPLSLRFHSDESLTHRGFYLIYRAFSPEGTCPRQFRCGDGRCIPLRKVCDGVKDCSDGRDEARCSSCRPGQVLCGNGQCRPQSSQCVSQSSCTDSSEEGACGGKCYHVCPNKVCLPKSSVCDGVVDCKDRSDEFNCTRAYIKGCSSSSYKCANGKCLNKVNPECDGFKDCFDGSDELRCGCGTRPRKRFKIVGGSDAGLGSWPWQVSLQMDRYGHVCGATLASSRWLVSAAHCFQDSDAIKYSDARAWRAYMGVGVMTAGNNGATTRTIRKIFLHPKYDQFTSDYDIALLELSAPVFFNDLVQPVCIPAPSHSFTTGTSCYVTGWGVLMEDGELATRLQEASVKIINRNTCNKLYDDAVTPRMLCAGNLQGGVDACQGDSGGPLVCLERGKRWFLAGIVSWGEGCARLNRPGVYTQVVKFTDWIHQQTKGQV